From a single Brassica rapa cultivar Chiifu-401-42 chromosome A01, CAAS_Brap_v3.01, whole genome shotgun sequence genomic region:
- the LOC103861759 gene encoding probable LRR receptor-like serine/threonine-protein kinase At4g37250, whose protein sequence is MKMQLITAFFFFFFFLCFVLGSSGLSPDGLLLMNFKSSVLVDPLSLLQTWNYNHETPCSWRGVSCNNDSKVINLSLPNSHLLGSIHSDLGSLRSLQSLDLSNNSFNGPLPVSLFNGTELRSLDLSGNMISGEVPASIGDLHSLQTLNLSDNALAGKLPANLVTLRNLTAVSLRSNYFSGEIPGGWRDVQFLDLSSNLINGSLPPDFGGASLRYLNVSFNQISGEIPPEIGANFPINATVDLSFNNLTGSIPDSPVFLNQKSIFFSGNPGLCGDPCPISSSPSTISDADSPTSTPAIAAIPNTISSNPVTNPTTQQTNRTPRTGLRPVVITGIVIGDIAGIGILAVIFLYIYRRKKNIANNNNDKQREETTDTITLSPSSSSSSSPDESRRFTKWSCLRKDPETTPSDEESGYNADQRSRDSEGTLVTVDGEKEMEIETLLKASAYILGARGSSIMYKAVLEDGTVYAVRRLGETGLTQRRFKDFESNIRAIGKLVHPNLVRLRGFYWGIDEKLVIYDFVPNGSLVNPRYRKGGGASSPYHLPWETRLKIARGIARGLAYLHEKKHVHGNLKPSSVLLGHDTEPRIGDLGLERLLTGETSYSRAGGSSRIFGSKRSRGSSLDFSSIGPTPSPSPSSLGPLSPYCAPESFRSLKPSPKWDVFGFGMILLELLTGKVLSAEEVGLGIGLTVEDGHHALRMVDVTIRGELLGKEDFLLGCLKLGYNCASPIPQKRPTMKESLAVLERFTPSSDVVKSPSFHYMNH, encoded by the exons ATGAAAATGCAATTAATTacagctttcttcttcttcttcttctttctctgctTTGTTCTGGGCTCCTCTGGTTTAAGCCCCGATGGATTGCTGTTGATGAACTTTAAGTCCTCTGTCCTCGttgatcctctctctctcttacagACATGGAACTACAACCACGAAACTCCATGTTCTTGGAGAGGAGTCTCTTGCAACAACGACTCCAAAGTCATCAACTTGTCTCTCCCCAACTCTCACCTCTTGGGCTCGATCCATTCCGATTTGGGCTCTCTCCGCTCCCTCCAAAGCCTCGACCTTTCCAACAACTCCTTCAACGGGCCGTTACCCGTTTCGCTTTTCAACGGAACGGAGCTCCGGTCACTCGACCTCTCCGGTAACATGATCTCCGGCGAAGTCCCTGCCTCGATCGGCGATCTTCACAGCCTCCAAACGCTTAACCTCTCAGACAATGCCTTGGCGGGAAAGCTACCCGCTAACTTGGTGACGCTTAGAAACTTAACGGCGGTTTCGCTGCGGAGCAACTACTTCTCCGGCGAGATTCCCGGCGGGTGGAGAGACGTTCAGTTTCTAGACTTGTCGTCGAATCTGATCAACGGCTCGCTACCGCCGGACTTCGGCGGAGCTAGTCTCCGTTACTTGAACGTCTCGTTCAACCAAATCTCCGGCGAAATACCGCCGGAGATCGGTGCTAATTTCCCCATTAACGCCACCGTTGATCTCTCCTTCAACAACTTAACCGGTTCAATCCCTGATTCTCCGGTTTTCCTTAACCAGAAATCAATTTTCTTTTCAGGAAACCCGGGTCTATGCGGCGACCCGTGTCCCATCTCGTCTTCACCGTCAACCATCTCCGACGCCGATTCACCGACGTCGACGCCGGCGATCGCCGCCATACCGAACACAATCAGCTCAAACCCGGTTACCAATCCAACAACGCAACAAACGAACCGGACTCCCCGAACCGGTTTACGTCCAGTAGTCATAACCGGGATCGTCATCGGAGATATCGCCGGTATCGGAATCCTCGCCGTGATCTTCCTTTACATCTACAGACGCAAGAAGAACATTGCTAACAACAACAACGACAAGCAACGAGAAGAGACAACAGATACGATTACGTtatcaccatcttcttcttcttcttcctcaccaGACGAGTCAAGAAGATTCACGAAATGGTCGTGTCTACGTAAAGACCCCGAAACGACGCCGTCTGACGAAGAAAGCGGTTACAATGCGGATCAACGGTCGAGAGATAGCGAAGGGACGTTAGTGACCGTTGATGGAGAGAAGGAGATGGAGATCGAGACTCTGCTCAAGGCCTCTGCTTATATTCTAGGCGCCAGGGGGTCGAGTATAATGTATAAAGCCGTTCTCGAAGACGGTACGGTTTACGCGGTTCGTCGGTTAGGTGAGACCGGTTTGACTCAGCGCCGGTTTAAGGATTTCGAGTCGAATATTCGCGCGATTGGGAAGCTGGTTCACCCGAATTTGGTTAGACTCCGTGGGTTCTATTGGGGTATAGACGAGAAGCTGGTTATTTACGATTTTGTCCCTAACGGCAGCCTCGTTAACCCCCGTTACC GGAAAGGAGGTGGGGCTTCTTCGCCGTATCATCTACCGTGGGAAACTCGGCTTAAGATAGCAAGAGGCATAGCACGTGGGCTAGCTTATCTCCACGAGAAGAAGCATGTGCATGGGAACTTGAAGCCCAGTAGTGTATTATTGGGCCACGACACGGAGCCCAGAATCGGTGATTTAGGACTCGAGAGGCTTCTCACTGGTGAAACAAGCTACAGCCGAGCTGGTGGGTCTTCTAGGATCTTTGGTAGCAAGCGTTCAAGGGGGTCTTCACTGGACTTCTCGTCCATCGGGCCCACGCCAAGCCCGAGTCCTAGCTCGTTGGGCCCGTTGTCGCCTTACTGCGCACCGGAGTCTTTCCGGAGCCTTAAACCGAGCCCAAAATGGGACGTTTTTGGGTTCGGAATGATCTTACTAGAGCTTCTCACGGGGAAGGTCCTTTCAGCTGAAGAGGTTGGGCTTGGAATCGGACTGACAGTAGAGGATGGACACCATGCACTGAGGATGGTCGACGTGACGATTCGCGGTGAGTTGCTTGGCAAAGAAGACTTTCTCCTCGGTTGTTTGAAGTTGGGATATAACTGTGCGTCTCCTATTCCTCAGAAGAGACCAACCATGAAGGAGTCGTTGGCTGTTCTTGAAAGATTCACTCCTAGCTCTGATGTTGTTAAGTCTCCCTCGTTCCACTACATGAATCACTAA
- the LOC103861845 gene encoding cysteine proteinase COT44, whose protein sequence is MASSPKILSLLLFYVVISLASSDESIINDNHLSLPSDRSWRTDEEVMSIYLKWSLEHGKSNINSNGIINQQDERFNIFKDNLRFIDLHNENNKNATYKLGLTIFADLTNDEYRSLYLGARTEPVRRITKAKNVNMKYSAAVNDVEVPETVDWRQKGAVNAIKDQGTCGSCWAFSTAAAVEGINKIVTGELISLSEQELVDCDKSYNQGCNGGLMDYAFQFIMKNGGLNTEQDYPYHGTNGKCNSLLKNSRVVTIDGYEDVPSKDETALKRAVSYQPVSVAIDAGGRAFQHYQSGIFTGKCGTTMDHAVVAVGYGSENGVDYWNVRNSWGTSWGEDGYIRMERNVASKSGKCGIAIEASYPVKYSPNPVRGTSSV, encoded by the exons ATGGCTTCGTCACCAAAAATCCTCTCCTTACTTCTCTTCTACGTCGTCATTTCATTAGCCTCCAGTGATGAGTCCATCATCAATGACAACCATCTCAGTCTTCCATCTGACCGGTCGTGGAGAACCGATGAAGAAGTGATGTCCATCTACTTAAAATGGTCCCTGGAGCACGGGAAAAGTAACATCAACAGCAACGGTATTATCAACCAACAAGATGAAAGATTCAATATTTTCAAAGACAACCTCAGATTCATCGATCTACACAACGAGAACAACAAGAACGCTACGTACAAGCTTGGTCTAACCATATTCGCTGATCTCACTAACGATGAGTACCGGAGTTTATACCTCGGGGCAAGAACCGAGCCTGTCCGCCGCATCACTAAGGCCAAGAACGTTAACATGAAATACTCAGCCGCAGTAAACGACGTGGAGGTTCCGGAGACGGTTGACTGGAGACAGAAAGGAGCCGTTAATGCCATTAAAGACCAAGGAACTTGCG GAAGTTGTTGGGCGTTTTCAACAGCTGCAGCAGTAGAAGGTATAAACAAGATCGTAACAGGAGAACTCATATCTCTGTCCGAACAAGAACTTGTCGACTGCGACAAATCGTACAACCAAGGCTGTAACGGCGGTCTAATGGATTATGCTTTTCAATTCATAATGAAAAACGGCGGATTAAACACCGAGCAAGACTATCCTTACCACGGAACCAATGGCAAATGCAACTCTTTACTT AAGAATTCAAGAGTTGTAACTATCGATGGATACGAAGATGTTCCTAGTAAAGATGAAACCGCGTTGAAGAGAGCAGTTTCATACCAGCCTGTGAGTGTTGCTATTGATGCTGGTGGAAGAGCTTTCCAACATTACCAATCT GGGATCTTCACTGGAAAGTGTGGTACGACTATGGATCACGCTGTTGTGGCGGTTGGTTATGGATCAGAGAACGGTGTTGACTATTGGAATGTACGTAACTCTTGGGGTACAAGCTGGGGAGAGGATGGTTACATTAGGATGGAGAGAAACGTGGCGTCCAAATCCGGTAAGTGTGGGATTGCGATTGAAGCCTCGTATCCGGTTAAGTACAGCCCAAACCCGGTTCGTGGAACCAGCAGTGTTTGA
- the LOC103861947 gene encoding probable beta-1,4-xylosyltransferase IRX14, with the protein MKLSALHQSYLNRRRSPLDSSVDASSKSFLAVFWLVLHCLCCLISLLLGFRFSRLVFFFLVSTPSSSNLYSPPFRPDLPPPRIDLTPSNATTAEAKTSSSRVVVGRHGILIRPWPHPDPVEVMKAHRIIERVQREQKAVFGAGAKGSRTVIAVTPTYVRTFQALHLNGVMHSLMLVPYDVVWIVVEAGGVSNETASIVGKSGVRVIHVGFDQRMPNTWEDRGKVEVLMRLRALRVVKEEKLDGVVMFADDSNMHSMEFFDEIQNVKWFGAVSVGILAHSGNAEEMVMSMDKRREMEEEESSSLSSLPVQGPACNATDKLIGWHVFNTLPYAGKSAVYIDDVAAVLPQKLEWCGFVLNSRILWDEAESKPEWVKEFGLLNENEGVESPLSLLNDPSMVEPLGSCGRQVLLWWLRVEARADSKFPPGWVIDPPLEITVAAKRTPWPDVPPEPPTKKKDQMSLSQGNNNVVVIPKHQQQQQQRSSKVRKPKRRSKRNKHEAKPTDTATQVSSSTKHHQERN; encoded by the exons ATGAAGCTCTCTGCTCTGCATCAAAGCTACTTAAACCGCCGCAGATCTCCGTTAGATTCCTCCGTCGACGCCTCAAGCAAATCCTTCCTTGCCGTCTTCTGGCTCGTCCTCCACTGCCTCTGCTGCTTGATAAGCCTCCTCCTCGGCTTCAGATTCTCCAGAttagtcttcttcttcctcgtctccACTCCCTCCTCCTCCAACCTCTACTCTCCTCCCTTCCGCCCCGACTTACCACCGCCGCGAATCGATCTTACTCCATCCAACGCCACCACGGCGGAGGCGAAGACCTCGTCGTCGCGCGTCGTCGTGGGGAGGCACGGGATCCTGATCCGCCCCTGGCCGCATCCGGATCCCGTGGAGGTGATGAAGGCGCACCGGATCATCGAGAGGGTGCAGAGGGAGCAGAAGGCGGTGTTCGGCGCCGGCGCGAAGGGGAGCAGGACGGTGATCGCCGTGACGCCGACTTACGTGAGGACTTTCCAGGCGCTGCATTTGAACGGGGTGATGCATTCGCTGATGCTTGTGCCGTACGATGTCGTTTGGATAGTGGTGGAAGCTGGGGGTGTGAGTAACGAGACGGCTTCGATTGTTGGTAAGTCGGGGGTGAGGGTGATCCACGTGGGGTTTGATCAGAGGATGCCTAACACTTGGGAGGATCGTGGGAAAGTTGAGGTTTTGATGAGACTTCGAGCTTTGAG AGTTGTGAAGGAAGAGAAGCTTGATGGGGTTGTGATGTTTGCGGATGATAGTAACATGCATAGTATGGAGTTCTTTGACGAGATTCAGAACGTGAAGTGGTTTGGTGCTGTTTCCGTTGGGATATTAGCGCATTCGGGGAATGCGGAAGAGATGGTTATGTCGATGGATAAGAGAAGAGAgatggaggaagaagagagcTCTTCGTTATCTTCGTTACCAGTACAAGGTCCTGCGTGTAACGCGACCGATAAGCTGATCGGTTGGCATGTTTTCAATACGTTGCCATACGCGGGGAAGAGTGCGGTTTACATAGACGATGTAGCTGCGGTTTTGCCGCAGAAGCTGGAGTGGTGTGGGTTTGTATTGAACTCGAGGATTCTTTGGGATGAGGCTGAGAGTAAGCCGGAGTGGGTTAAGGAGTTTGGGTTGTTGAACGAGAACGAAGGCGTGGAGAGTCCTTTGTCTCTGTTGAATGATCCTTCGATGGTTGAGCCTCTTGGAAGCTGTGGAAGACAGGTTCTGCTTTGGTGGCTTCGTGTTGAAGCTCGCGCTGATAGCAAGTTCCCTCCCGG ATGGGTAATTGATCCTCCGTTAGAGATCACAGTGGCGGCTAAACGAACGCCATGGCCAGATGTTCCACCTGAGCCACCTACTAAAAAGAAAGATCAAATGTCATTATCCCAAGGCAACAACAATGTGGTGGTGATACCGAAGCAccagcagcagcaacagcaaCGTTCTAGCAAAGTCAGAAAACCGAAACGGAGAAGTAAGAGAAATAAACACGAAGCTAAACCAACAGATACAGCAACACaagtttcttcctccactaaACATCATCAAGAAAGAAactga